The sequence AACAGCTCCTCGTCAAAGGAGAGATCGACTTCGAAGCCATGGTGACGCGGGCCGTACGCACCGTCCGCGAGCACGAACACGTCCGCGACATCCTGCGTGCCCGCTTCCCCCACCTCATCGTGGACGAGTACCAGGACCTCGGCGGCGTCCTCCACGAACTCGTCGTCGCCCTGCGCGACCTGGCGGGCATCACCGTCTTCGCCGTCGGGGACACCGACCAGTCCGTCTACGGATTCACCGGCGCCGACGCCAAGTACCTGACAGAGCTGGCAGCCCGGGAAGACTTCCGTGACCTGGAACTCAAGGTCAACTACCGCAGCGGCCAGGACATCATCACCGCAGCCGAAGCCGCCCTCGGACTGCCCCGAGGGCGCCTGGCACGCGAAGGCGCACCTCCCGGCGACGTCAATCTCGAACAAGTCGAAGGAGGGCTCGCGGACCACGCCCGCGTGGCCTGCGACCTCGTCCAGCAGGCCCAGAACAGGCAGATCAGCCCGGAGCAGATCGCCATCCTCTACCCCGCACGCGGCCCTCTGCTCGACGCCGTACAGCGCGAGCTCACCCGACGCGAACTGGACTTCAGACACGAGGGCGACGACAAACTGCCCGCCGGCAGCCTCTCTCGCTTCATCCAGCGGTGCGCGAGCCGCGCCGTCACCAACTACCAGATCCACATTGCACCCGACACCGTCCGCGCCGACATGCTGCGCCGGACGCAAGCACCGTCCCTGGCCGCCTTGGCCCGAGCGCTCACCACGCTGCGCACCGACGCCCAGCTCGCTCCGCCCTCCTCGCGACTGTCCCTGCCCCGGGCTCTACAGAACTGCCTCGATCCCGAGTCGCTGTACCCCGCCGACGCACCCGCCCTCGACTGGCTGCAGCATCTGCGCACCGGCCTGGCCCTCGACGAGGTAGCCGCGGCGCACCCCGATCAGGACAACACCAGCAGCCTCGATGCCCTCGCCAGCCTGTGCAGGTCCAAGAATCTCCTGCTGCAGGACCTCGCGCGCGGCGAGGAAGTCATCGGGAAGGTCCTCCTGGCCACCTACCACGCGGCCAAGGGCCGCGAGTTCGACACCGTGATCCTGCCCGGCCTGCTCAACGGGCTCATCCCGCGGGACATCCGTGACCGGGGGCGATGGCGCAGACCCACGGAGACGGAACTCGCAGAACAGCGCCGTACCTTCTATGTCGCCCTCACCCGTGCGGAGTCGAGCGTGAACCTGATCGTCGGCCCCGGGTACGAGACGAAGAACGGATACTGGATGTCCTTCGGGCCTTCACCTTTCGTGATCGAGATGGTGCGTCGACTGTTTCCGCCAGAGCAAGCATGACCACACTGACCCACCTCTCGTGGACCGGCTGGCATCGTCCAACCTCTGCTCGTGCCCGAAATAGAGGAGTGAAACGCACTCATCTGCGGAATTGTCGGATGAACAGCCCGTCGCCGTTGTACGTTGACGCACAGTCCTCCTGGGCGTCGCGTCCCCCCGTGCGCGGCGCCCAGGAGCACTCCCTCCACGGGCGGTGTCTACGCTGGTCCGATGCCCGAGTCACCGATCCCTCTCGCCTACCAAGATGCCGTCACCGACCACCCGGCCATCGAGCAGTGGTGCTCCACCGTCCTGGCCGGCCACAGCGCCCGCCTGCTCCTTCTCGGCCCGCACTGGTCCGGCAAGTCCCACGCTGCCTACGCCGCCCTGAGCCGGCTCATCGCGGCCGGGTACGCCAGCGAGAGCATCACCGTGCACCAGGCCCACGATCTGAGCCGTACCTACCAGCCAGACATGGTCGAGTACGCCACCCCGGTGACGGTCGTTGACGATCTGACCCTCTCCGTCGACCTGGCGCGCGAGCCCGGCGGGCCTCGGCAGGCGGACACCGTCGAGGTCCAGGCGATGATGGCGCTGGAGGCCGGCGCGCTGGCCGAAGCGGTCGACCGGCTGACCGCCCGACCCAACCGCTCGTGGATCCTCATCGCTTCCTGCGCCGAGCACCTGGTCGAAACGGTCGGTCACGAAACGGCACACCGAATCCTCGCCGTCGCCGAACAGGCCGAGTTGCCCCCGCGCGCCCGGCCGACCCTGCCGTCATGGTGAATGCCGTCCGGATCCAGGAACCTGATCGCTAGGCTGGCCGGAGACCAAGACCAAGGAAGAAGGGGTAGCGGTGGGGGAGCGTCAGCCGTTCAAAATGCGGCAGGCCAGGGACGCCACCGGCCTCGTGGTCTCGGCCCGTCAGATCGGTCAGAAGCCCGAGCCGTTCACCCGGCCCCTGCGCTGCCCTTACTGCGAACACGAGGTCACCGCACAGCCGGAACAACCGCGTGTCTCCACCAAGGGCAAGGCCTTCACCCGCGGCGCGCACTTCGCGCTGGCCAAGGAGAAGGAGAAGGGCCGCACCGCCGAGCATCTTGCAGGCTGCGCCCTGCGCACCGATCACACCCTCCACGCCATCGCTCGCCGCTCCCAGGGCCTGGCCGAGCTGGGCCCGAGGTACCTCCAGACGCTCTGGCCCTGCCTCCGGTGATTTCGTACCCCATGGTCACAGGCTGCGCATGACCGCTACGACCTTGCCGAGGATGGTGGCGTCGTTGCCGCAGATCGGCTGAAAGGCGTCGTTCTCCGGCATGAGCCACACGGTCGAGCCCTCCCGCTTGAGCCGCTTGACCGTCGCCTCCCCGTCGATCATGGCCGCGACGATCTCGCCGTTCTCGGCGTCCGGCTGCGCCCTGACGGCGACCGTGTCGCCGTCCATGACGTGGGCTTTGATCATCGAGTCGCCGGACACGGTGAGCGCGAACAGCTCGCCGCTGCCCACAAGTTGCTTCGGCAGTGCGAGTACGTCCTCGACATGCTGGTCGGCGGTGATGGGAGCGCCGGCGGCGATGCGGCCGACGAGCGGGGTGTGGACGACCGAGGAGTCGGACGCGAGGTGGTCGGGGCCTGCGGCCAAGGCGAGGGCGGCCTCTGTGCCGACGGTCGTGGTGGGGACGTAGGCGCGCGGGCGCTTCGGATCCTGACGCAGAACGCCCTTCTTCACCAGAGCGCCGATCTGGTGCGCTACGGACGACGTACTGGCGAGCCCGGCGGCCTGCCCTAGTTCCCGCATCGAAGGCGGGTAGCCGCGGTCCCTGATGCTGGACCGGATGGCGTTGACGATCCTGCGCTGGCGATCGGTCAGCCCGTCTTCACGGGTCACGATGCCCGGCGGGCGTCCGAGGTACCGGGATGCAGCAGTGGCCTCCATGATGTCCCCCTTCGTCCACTACAGAGTTGAACCGTAACCCGAGATTCCGGACAAGGGAACGGATATTCGACCTTTGTCCGCTGGTCAGGTCGGCGTCTCGCGGCACCACCAGCCCGCCACAACACCACGGATCAACTACCCATTCGGGGCGGCGTGGCGCCCCGCCACGTGCAGCTTCCCGCCGCTAAATTGCCGCACTGCGGCACCGGTCTGCTGCTCCTCACGCGAACCTCGGCCCCACGGGTTCCAGGCGGAGGCGAAGAAGCAGGGCTTCGACCAGCTCCACCCCACCGACCACCAAGCAGCACACCGTGCCTGTTCCTCATGCTCCGCGGGCCGACGGAGCAGAGTGAGAGGTGCTTGAAGCCATGTCAGCCACCCAGACCAGCAGCCGGGCCCGGACGTACGCCCTCTACACCGGCGCCCCCCGCCAACTCGCGTGCGACGTTGTCGCTGCCCTGCCACCAGGTGCGCCCCTCATCCCGGCACCGGCCCACCAGACGCAGCTCCTGCTCGAGTCTGAGGCGTTCTACTGGATCCTCAACTGCCAGCGGCACTTCTTCGAGTACCCCTTCGGTATCCGGTACGTGCAGCCCACCACCCAGGGCGTGAGACTCCACCTGGAGAGCCACGCGAGCCTGCTCGGCGGACTGCTGATGCGGATTCTTGAAAACGGCCAGAGCTGGTCGTCGCCCCACTCCGTCCGGGGTTCAACGGGCTGGGGAGCTTCAACGAGCGTCGCGCGGGTGGTCGGCCGGGGCCGCCGCTCGCGATCTCAACGTCGTGCGCGGCACTTGGCGTGGTCGCCGTGGCAAGAGCTACACGGACTCGGGGGACTCGTCCGCGTCAGGTTTGTCCTTCTCCTCGGGCAACGGCCAATTCTGCAGGATGGAAGTCCAGCGTCGCGCTCGTTCCTCCCTCTCGTTATCGCGCACCCATTTGACGGCCCTCTCCCAGTCGTCCGATGCTTTCGGGGGAGACTCACCGCGCAGGTTGGCGCCAAGGCAACCCAGGACATCCCTGCATGCCACGTACACCGGGTCGTCATCCATCAACTGTCGGAGCCAATGTGGGATCAGGTCCGCCTCTGTGATCAGTAGGAATGACTCTGCAAGCCGCTGGCGAAGCCCAGAGTCGCGGAACACCAGCACTGCGGGCTCAGCATCCCCGAGCACACTCCAGGCGTGTTCCGGCCAGTCATAGACATGCTCGCTGCGGCGGTCTATCCGGTCGGGCCCCAAAGGAAACTCATGGCGCAATTGGATGCAGGCAGCACTGACCACCGCCGTCGCCTCGCGCTCCTCCGTCCGCCGTCGCGCCTTCTTCGTGTCCGAGAGAGTTCTCAGTGCCGCCACAGATGTTGCGGAAGCACCGACGGCTGCGCCGACTCCCCCGAGGAGAGCGTTGACCCACCAGCTGCTGCCTGCTTGAGCCGCGATAAGCCATTCCATGACACCACTGTGTATGCAGCGGACTGACGTCGCCTGTTGGGATTCTGGACTGGCCACCATGGTCCTGGTGCTGGTTGGCTATCGCCCCTCCTTTGTGGCGCCCGATCGCAGGGCAGCGCTTGGTCTGCCTGGGGAATCAAGCCGAGCGACTCCGGGGCCACCCTGATCAGGGGGTGGGGAGATTCAAATATCCCCATCAACTGCTGCCCTGCCGCGCCCCAATGCGCACCGGACGGGACCAGATCTACGGTCTCAGTGGACGTTAAGTCCGATCTTCCTCGGTTCGTGATCGCTCGATCGAGGTACTGATCGTCGGGCAGGCCATCCGCTGGGCATGTGCATGCTGAGATGCGGGCATGGAGCGAGAGCCGTACCCCAGCGACTTAGCGGACGAGCAGTGGGCGTTGATCGAGCCGATGATCACGGCCTGGAAACAGGACCGGGTGGCACGGTCAGCGACCGGAGATCCCGGATCCTGCGATCTGCGGGAGGTCGTGAACGCGATCTTCTACCAGAACCGGACGGGCTGCCAGTGGCGCTACCTGCCCCATGACCTGCCAGCCTGGTCGGCGGTGTTCTACTACTTCACACTCTGGCGCCAGGACGGCCTTGACCAGCGGATTCAGGAACTCCTGCGCTGCCAGGTACGGGAGAAGGCCCGGCGATTAGAGGACCCGTCCCTCGTGATCCTCGATACCCAGTCCGTGCGCGCGGCCGCGGGTGTCCCGAAGACCACGACGGGCCTGGACGCCAACAAGAAGGTGTCGGGCCGCAAGCGGGGCCTGGCCGTCGACGTTCTGGGGCTGATCATCGGCGTCGTGGTGCTGGCCGCATCCGCCCACGACAACACGGCCGGCACAGCCCTGCTCGACCAGGCCGCCGAGCGGTGCGGGATGCGTCTGGAGAAGGCTCTGGTGGACCAGGGCTTCAAGGACGAAGTCCTCATCCATGGCGCGTTGTTGGACATCGACGTCGAAGTCGTCCGCCGCAACCCGGCCGACCAGGGCAAAGGCTTCGTCCCGCAGCCGAAAAGGTGGATCGTGGAGCAGGTCAACGGCACGCTGATGCTGCACCGCCGCCTGGCCCGCGAGTACGACCACCGCCCCGAAACCTCCACCTCGCGTGTCTACTGGGCTTCCATCGCGAACATGACCCGCCGCCTCACCACACCGAGTCCAGCCTGGCGCGACACCCTCGGACTGGCCGCGTGAACGTCATCGAGCTCCTGGCCGACCTCCAGGCCCAGCACGACAAGACCGCAGCCCGTGCCGACGAACTGCGTGACCAGATCCATCACTTGACCGCCGCCCTGACCGAGACCGAAGCGCGACTCGCGAATCTGGTTACCACCCGGAAGGTCATCGCCGAACTGGCACCGGCTTCAGGCCAGCCCGCACCGTCCGAGACGAACACCGCCTACCAGGCCATCGTGAACACCTTCAACCAGCATCCCGATCAAGAGTTCCGAGCCCGTGAGCTGCACGAACGCATCGGCATGCCCATCGACGAGGCATCCGTCAACATCACCCGCAGCCGCCTCGGACGCCTCACCCGCCAAGGCTTCCTCACTCAACCCGGACGTGGCCGCTACCAGAAGCGGACTTAACGTCCACTGAGACGGTCGGGAGACCGGTTCCTTCTACGGGGCCTGCAGGATGGGTGCAAGTTCAAGCGTCGCGGCATCGCTGGCCAAGCCGTTCCACCGCAGCGTTGCCTGGGTGGGGCCTTCGACATCTCCAGGCACCGTGAACACGATCTCGGAGGCATCGCCGTTCGTGACGGTCGCCATTCGAGCTCGGCCGCCGACTACTACGGTCACAGGCGCGGTGATTTCCTGCTGGGGAGGCAGTCCGGTGACTTGCAGGTGGCCGACTTTGCCGGGCTGCGGCGCGGCGCCAGCCCATCCGATGATCTGCAGCCCGACCACGGCCACCGTGTAGCTGTCCGACTCCGTGCCCGTCGCCGTGACGATGCTCAATGTGCTGATGTTGGGGTCCATGCCAGGTGGTGCAGTGAACCGGACGGTCGTTGCGTCGCGCTTCGTGCCCGCTGTCTGTGCGCCTCCCACTTTGATCTGAACGGTGTTGTTGGTGGAATCCGGGAACAGGTTCTGTCCAGACACATCGATGGGTGCGCCTGGGGTGATTCGGGATGGTGCGACCGCGCGGATGGTGGGCCGATTCGTTTGCAGCGACTTGTTGAGCACGAATGCGCCAGCCGCTGTGCTGGTCAGCCCGACCAGCAGCGGGGGAATCGTTGGCAAGGTCCCCCGCCCAACGAAGACGGCCGCGACATAGGCCACCGCGATCATGTTGAACAGGAGGTACTGGATGTCGGCGAGGTCAGCGTTGCCGTGATCGTCGCGAGCCAAGTCTGCCGGGTTAACTCCAGCGTTCTCGGTGGCTTCGGTCTTCTGCACGATGCCGTTGGCTACCTTGTAGGCGGTAATACCCTTGGTGACCACCGCGGCTGCTGCTGGCACCCCGA comes from Streptomyces aurantiacus and encodes:
- a CDS encoding ATP-dependent helicase produces the protein MQISDTLLAELEELHLKQRTAVLHDGNVVLRAGPGSGKTRTLVARIAYLLQTQISAFRGVACITYTNAAAEEIRRRVLRSGVRAEGRITCSTVHAFCLNEILRAFAHLTGQPAPQAGQVLSKTATELLLQRCFDQAGIGETLAQHRVPQSTRIRRALACNENLDSFDPREVQAARLYEEQLLVKGEIDFEAMVTRAVRTVREHEHVRDILRARFPHLIVDEYQDLGGVLHELVVALRDLAGITVFAVGDTDQSVYGFTGADAKYLTELAAREDFRDLELKVNYRSGQDIITAAEAALGLPRGRLAREGAPPGDVNLEQVEGGLADHARVACDLVQQAQNRQISPEQIAILYPARGPLLDAVQRELTRRELDFRHEGDDKLPAGSLSRFIQRCASRAVTNYQIHIAPDTVRADMLRRTQAPSLAALARALTTLRTDAQLAPPSSRLSLPRALQNCLDPESLYPADAPALDWLQHLRTGLALDEVAAAHPDQDNTSSLDALASLCRSKNLLLQDLARGEEVIGKVLLATYHAAKGREFDTVILPGLLNGLIPRDIRDRGRWRRPTETELAEQRRTFYVALTRAESSVNLIVGPGYETKNGYWMSFGPSPFVIEMVRRLFPPEQA
- the lexA gene encoding transcriptional repressor LexA codes for the protein MEATAASRYLGRPPGIVTREDGLTDRQRRIVNAIRSSIRDRGYPPSMRELGQAAGLASTSSVAHQIGALVKKGVLRQDPKRPRAYVPTTTVGTEAALALAAGPDHLASDSSVVHTPLVGRIAAGAPITADQHVEDVLALPKQLVGSGELFALTVSGDSMIKAHVMDGDTVAVRAQPDAENGEIVAAMIDGEATVKRLKREGSTVWLMPENDAFQPICGNDATILGKVVAVMRSL
- a CDS encoding IS5 family transposase → MEREPYPSDLADEQWALIEPMITAWKQDRVARSATGDPGSCDLREVVNAIFYQNRTGCQWRYLPHDLPAWSAVFYYFTLWRQDGLDQRIQELLRCQVREKARRLEDPSLVILDTQSVRAAAGVPKTTTGLDANKKVSGRKRGLAVDVLGLIIGVVVLAASAHDNTAGTALLDQAAERCGMRLEKALVDQGFKDEVLIHGALLDIDVEVVRRNPADQGKGFVPQPKRWIVEQVNGTLMLHRRLAREYDHRPETSTSRVYWASIANMTRRLTTPSPAWRDTLGLAA
- a CDS encoding IPT/TIG domain-containing protein, whose translation is MSIQLSANIENGRSGARLAVRAGDAVTLHAKDTAAPDAPPAGHWTHLPNGSAASSTLDGSTGAELSVVMARSFAQSGAYRFVPDDQRVVDQPAEIVLTARPRWWFTTPHAARLLTLLVGYVAAACGLLVNWGGGDWWNSQTLYTVRSYGFAVLTLVVFLCLTHLLGKGSAEGKSGLVTLFVGADLRASTSKFQYVAWTFLIGFVLAYIAARSSTAGTPFACKTESPGASTKNCVPPEHWDTYLLLLGVPAAAAVVTKGITAYKVANGIVQKTEATENAGVNPADLARDDHGNADLADIQYLLFNMIAVAYVAAVFVGRGTLPTIPPLLVGLTSTAAGAFVLNKSLQTNRPTIRAVAPSRITPGAPIDVSGQNLFPDSTNNTVQIKVGGAQTAGTKRDATTVRFTAPPGMDPNISTLSIVTATGTESDSYTVAVVGLQIIGWAGAAPQPGKVGHLQVTGLPPQQEITAPVTVVVGGRARMATVTNGDASEIVFTVPGDVEGPTQATLRWNGLASDAATLELAPILQAP